Proteins co-encoded in one Gleimia hominis genomic window:
- a CDS encoding HNH endonuclease has product MPVKPASPCSHPGCPELTRERYCEAHAKAEDARYRKYQRDPKINRRYGARWRKIRAAYVAAHPLCEDCLEAGCYTPVQEVHHILPLEHGGTHDFDNLRSLCKPCHSRQSALDDDRWRQQPRVYTY; this is encoded by the coding sequence ATGCCGGTCAAACCAGCCTCCCCGTGCTCCCATCCTGGTTGCCCTGAGCTCACCCGTGAACGCTACTGCGAGGCCCACGCGAAGGCAGAAGACGCGCGCTACCGGAAGTATCAACGGGATCCGAAGATCAACCGCCGCTACGGCGCGCGGTGGCGTAAGATCCGTGCCGCCTACGTCGCCGCCCACCCGCTCTGCGAAGACTGCCTAGAGGCCGGATGCTACACACCCGTACAAGAGGTTCACCACATTCTCCCGCTCGAACACGGCGGCACCCACGACTTTGATAACCTCCGAAGCCTGTGCAAGCCCTGCCACTCGCGCCAGAGCGCGCTCGATGATGACCGATGGAGGCAACAACCTCGGGTCTACACCTACTAG
- a CDS encoding phage/plasmid primase, P4 family gives MTTPFTLYAANVSGVQNNNHYPNQQTIADVASLSAVAGFDHVAATYANDRRSTAAFIASDCVVMDIDNDHTDTESEWVTPEKLGEVMAGVEFMAATSRNHMKAKGVLSARPRFHVYFPIREVQGADEYAGLKHRLASRFAFFDRNALDAGRFIYGTSNPQVTVREGDQLLDAWLDNADEQDVFAAFDASTLVIGEGSRNATLSRFAGRVLIRYGDTDQARDLFNRKANLCEPPLNEGELQTIWNSACRFASKVAADPGYLPPEAYEALAGLRPDDFSDVGQADTLAGEYANKIRYSLATKWLVYDHGVWDENDLSAQGVVQELTSRQLEEADRLIASTWETMTATGADLVMASASSKARGIAKLTPVQATAFRAWDEAKNYHKFVLSRRLSRNITATLKEAGPILQVRIRDLDVDPYQLNTPAGTWDLRDGTSHEHNPADLLTKQTAVSPSDEGAQIWADALDVFFQGDPELISYVQRIVGLAAIGQVFVEALVIAYGDGRNGKSTFWNTIARVLGTYSGTISADALTVGVRRNVKPELAEARGKRLLIAAETEEGMRLSTSNVKQLASTDQISAEKKFKDPFAFTPSHTLVLYTNHLPRVGAMDAGIWRRLIVIPFNATIEGDTDVKNYADHLFENAGGAILTWIMEGARLIHAEGYKLKAPPQVVQASQAYKEDNDWFSQFLEDSCDVEDGLSERAGDLYQTYRAWAQNTSGWARPMVDFNAAVEQAGFVRKKTKHGMYVYGLAIASEFGN, from the coding sequence ATGACCACGCCCTTCACCCTCTATGCCGCGAATGTGAGCGGCGTGCAGAACAACAACCACTACCCGAACCAGCAAACCATCGCCGACGTGGCATCCCTGTCTGCAGTCGCGGGCTTCGATCACGTAGCCGCAACCTATGCGAATGATCGCCGCTCAACTGCAGCCTTCATAGCCTCGGACTGCGTGGTGATGGATATCGACAACGATCACACCGACACCGAGTCCGAGTGGGTCACGCCTGAGAAGCTTGGCGAGGTGATGGCGGGCGTGGAGTTCATGGCCGCCACGTCTCGTAATCACATGAAGGCGAAGGGTGTGTTGTCTGCGCGGCCGCGTTTCCACGTTTACTTCCCAATCCGAGAAGTACAAGGCGCAGACGAATACGCAGGATTGAAACACCGCCTCGCGTCGCGGTTTGCTTTCTTCGATCGCAACGCTCTTGACGCAGGACGCTTCATCTACGGCACCTCTAACCCACAAGTTACGGTGCGTGAGGGCGACCAGTTGCTCGATGCGTGGCTCGATAACGCTGATGAGCAGGACGTGTTCGCCGCATTTGATGCTTCCACTCTTGTGATTGGTGAAGGCTCGCGCAACGCTACGTTGTCGCGCTTCGCAGGCAGGGTCCTCATCCGCTACGGCGATACCGACCAAGCACGAGACCTCTTCAATCGCAAAGCCAACCTTTGCGAACCACCGCTCAACGAGGGCGAATTACAGACGATTTGGAATAGCGCGTGCAGGTTCGCTTCGAAGGTCGCTGCTGATCCAGGCTATCTGCCGCCAGAGGCTTATGAGGCGTTGGCGGGTTTGCGTCCGGATGATTTTTCCGATGTCGGTCAGGCAGACACATTAGCTGGCGAATACGCGAACAAGATCCGCTACTCACTGGCTACCAAGTGGCTTGTCTACGACCATGGCGTGTGGGATGAGAACGACTTATCTGCACAAGGCGTCGTTCAGGAATTGACCTCCCGCCAGCTCGAGGAAGCCGACCGCTTGATCGCGTCCACGTGGGAGACCATGACGGCAACCGGTGCAGATCTCGTGATGGCCTCCGCCTCGTCGAAAGCACGCGGCATCGCCAAGCTCACGCCTGTGCAAGCGACCGCGTTCCGGGCGTGGGATGAGGCAAAGAACTACCACAAGTTCGTTCTCTCCAGGCGTTTGTCACGCAACATCACGGCCACGTTGAAAGAAGCCGGGCCGATCTTGCAGGTACGTATCCGTGACCTTGACGTCGACCCCTACCAGCTCAACACCCCGGCAGGCACCTGGGATCTGCGCGACGGCACAAGCCACGAGCACAACCCAGCCGATCTGCTGACCAAGCAGACCGCTGTCAGCCCCAGCGATGAGGGTGCACAGATCTGGGCCGACGCGCTCGACGTGTTCTTCCAAGGAGATCCTGAGCTGATTAGTTACGTGCAGCGCATTGTTGGCTTGGCGGCTATCGGCCAGGTTTTCGTCGAAGCGCTCGTCATCGCCTACGGGGACGGGCGAAACGGCAAATCCACCTTCTGGAACACAATCGCCCGCGTGTTGGGGACGTATTCGGGCACGATCTCAGCCGACGCGCTCACGGTCGGGGTGCGCCGCAACGTCAAACCCGAACTCGCCGAAGCCAGAGGCAAACGTCTCTTGATCGCGGCTGAAACCGAAGAAGGTATGCGCCTATCAACCTCGAACGTCAAACAGCTTGCCTCGACCGATCAGATCTCGGCAGAGAAAAAGTTCAAGGACCCCTTCGCCTTCACCCCCTCCCACACCCTCGTGCTCTACACGAATCACCTGCCGCGTGTGGGAGCCATGGACGCAGGCATCTGGCGCAGGCTCATCGTCATCCCGTTTAACGCCACCATCGAAGGTGATACGGACGTGAAGAACTACGCCGACCACCTGTTCGAAAACGCGGGCGGAGCAATCCTTACGTGGATTATGGAGGGCGCGCGCCTCATCCACGCCGAGGGCTACAAGCTCAAAGCCCCGCCTCAGGTGGTTCAAGCCTCGCAAGCATATAAGGAGGATAACGACTGGTTCTCGCAGTTCCTTGAGGACTCATGCGACGTCGAGGATGGCTTATCGGAGAGGGCTGGTGACCTCTATCAGACGTATCGGGCGTGGGCGCAAAACACCTCAGGATGGGCGCGCCCGATGGTCGACTTCAACGCTGCGGTCGAACAAGCCGGATTCGTGCGGAAAAAGACCAAGCACGGCATGTACGTCTACGGGCTCGCGATCGCATCCGAGTTCGGCAACTAA
- a CDS encoding site-specific DNA-methyltransferase: MLMKPMPISELKPADYNPRKDLQPGDAEYEKLKRSLTEFGYVEPVIWNSTTGNIVGGHQRLKVLEDLGHTDVDVIVVELDETREKALNIALNKISGEWDNDRLALLIADLDASDFDAELTGFDDAEIQQLIGSLDENEVEDDDFDLTAALEASAFVERGDIWTLGRHRLVCGDATSVEDVELLMDGKRANLVLTDPPYNVAFESGSGLSIKNDKMDGDKFYDFLLSAFSNMVGVCEKGASAYVFHADTEGLNFRRAFVEAGFYLSGCCIWVKDSLVLGRSPYQWQHEPVLFGWVKTGKHKWYADRKQTTIWNFAKPRRNADHPTSKPLDLLAYPIGNSTQANAIVLDTFAGSGSTLMAAEATDRIAYCMELDEKYASVILRRYAEHTGDAAGITCLRGGKEYAYLDLVRDVKRGEP; the protein is encoded by the coding sequence ATGCTCATGAAACCAATGCCCATCAGTGAACTCAAGCCCGCTGACTACAATCCGCGTAAAGACCTCCAGCCTGGCGATGCCGAATACGAGAAGCTCAAGCGATCCTTGACCGAGTTCGGCTACGTCGAACCCGTCATCTGGAACTCCACCACTGGCAACATCGTCGGTGGACACCAGCGTTTGAAGGTGCTCGAAGATCTCGGCCACACGGACGTGGACGTGATCGTTGTTGAGCTCGATGAGACCCGCGAGAAAGCACTCAACATCGCGCTCAACAAGATCAGCGGCGAATGGGACAACGACAGACTTGCCCTCCTCATCGCCGACCTCGATGCTTCGGATTTCGATGCTGAACTCACCGGTTTCGACGACGCCGAAATCCAGCAGTTGATCGGCTCCTTGGATGAGAACGAGGTTGAGGACGACGACTTCGACCTTACCGCCGCACTCGAAGCATCCGCGTTCGTGGAGCGTGGGGATATCTGGACGCTTGGCCGTCACCGACTCGTGTGCGGCGACGCCACCAGCGTCGAGGACGTCGAGTTGTTGATGGATGGTAAACGTGCGAATCTTGTGTTGACTGATCCGCCATATAACGTCGCCTTCGAATCAGGATCCGGATTGTCCATCAAGAACGACAAGATGGATGGCGATAAGTTCTACGATTTCCTGCTATCAGCGTTTTCGAACATGGTGGGCGTGTGTGAGAAGGGCGCGTCCGCGTATGTGTTCCACGCTGACACTGAAGGCTTGAACTTCCGCCGCGCCTTCGTTGAGGCAGGCTTTTACCTGTCGGGCTGTTGTATTTGGGTTAAAGATTCCCTCGTATTGGGACGTTCCCCGTATCAGTGGCAGCACGAGCCGGTGCTATTCGGGTGGGTGAAGACGGGTAAGCACAAGTGGTACGCCGACCGGAAACAAACCACGATCTGGAACTTCGCCAAGCCCCGCCGTAATGCTGACCACCCGACCAGCAAGCCGCTGGATTTGTTGGCGTATCCGATCGGGAACTCCACGCAGGCCAACGCGATCGTGCTCGACACCTTCGCAGGCTCAGGCTCCACACTCATGGCAGCTGAGGCAACCGACCGCATCGCCTACTGCATGGAGCTTGATGAGAAATACGCGAGCGTTATTTTGCGCCGTTATGCCGAACATACAGGGGACGCTGCCGGGATTACTTGCCTGCGAGGCGGCAAAGAGTATGCGTATTTGGATTTGGTGCGCGATGTTAAGAGGGGTGAACCGTGA
- a CDS encoding VRR-NUC domain-containing protein → MNERTIEHQLKKAVEACGGLCWKLVCPGTSGVPDRICLMNSRVVFVELKAAGKQPRPIQQRRMSQLRDQGFQTFVVDSVDGIREVLDALHAA, encoded by the coding sequence ATGAACGAACGAACCATAGAACACCAACTGAAGAAAGCCGTCGAAGCCTGCGGTGGCTTGTGCTGGAAGCTTGTCTGCCCTGGAACCAGCGGCGTACCTGACCGGATATGTCTGATGAACAGCCGGGTTGTTTTCGTTGAACTCAAAGCAGCAGGCAAACAACCCAGGCCAATCCAGCAGCGTCGGATGAGCCAACTGCGCGACCAGGGTTTTCAGACCTTCGTTGTTGATTCGGTGGACGGCATACGGGAGGTGCTTGATGCACTACACGCCGCATAA
- a CDS encoding DEAD/DEAH box helicase, whose product MHYTPHNYQSTATEFIIDHDEAAILLGMGLGKSVITLTAIWQLMLDYFTISRVLVVAPLRVARDTWPAEIRKWDHLDGLTVAVAVGTKADRLAALAKSAMVTIINRENIPWLVNQMGGSWPFDMVVIDELSSFKNHRAKRFTALVKMRPFVKRWVGLTGTPASNGLMDVWAQFRLLDGGERLGRFITRYRERWFVPDKRNGMQVFTYKPRAGAEDEIYGVIGDMTLSMRTTDHLQLPELTVTTMPVVLEPKERKVYEQLKADLVLDLDGATIDAANAAALSGKLLQLASGAIYTSNGQWTAVHERKLDVLEDLIEAANGNPLLVAYWFTHDRQRITARFPQARELKASADIETWNKGEITLGLIHPASAGHGLNLQSGGHLLVWFSLTWSLELYQQTNARLYRQGQSEPVTITHLVAEGTLDETVLKALDAKDATQAALIDAVTAEITTTERTRSCM is encoded by the coding sequence ATGCACTACACGCCGCATAACTACCAATCCACCGCCACCGAGTTCATCATCGACCATGACGAGGCCGCGATTCTCCTTGGCATGGGTTTGGGCAAGAGCGTGATCACGTTGACGGCGATCTGGCAGCTCATGCTCGACTACTTCACCATCTCCCGCGTGCTGGTTGTCGCACCGCTTCGAGTAGCGCGAGACACCTGGCCCGCCGAAATTCGCAAGTGGGATCACCTTGACGGGCTCACCGTCGCGGTTGCTGTCGGCACCAAAGCTGACCGGCTGGCGGCGTTAGCCAAGTCTGCGATGGTGACCATCATCAACCGTGAAAACATTCCCTGGCTCGTGAACCAGATGGGCGGTAGCTGGCCGTTCGACATGGTCGTCATCGACGAACTCTCCAGCTTCAAAAACCACCGTGCGAAACGGTTCACGGCGCTGGTGAAAATGCGCCCCTTCGTTAAACGCTGGGTCGGGCTGACCGGCACGCCAGCCTCGAACGGGCTCATGGACGTGTGGGCGCAGTTCCGGCTTCTCGACGGCGGCGAGCGTTTGGGCCGGTTTATTACTCGTTATCGGGAGCGTTGGTTCGTACCCGATAAACGCAACGGGATGCAGGTGTTCACCTATAAGCCCCGCGCGGGTGCCGAAGATGAGATCTACGGTGTGATTGGTGACATGACGTTGTCGATGAGAACCACCGACCACCTGCAATTACCGGAATTGACGGTGACGACAATGCCTGTGGTGCTGGAGCCGAAAGAGCGCAAGGTCTACGAGCAACTCAAAGCTGACCTCGTTCTCGACCTTGATGGGGCGACGATTGATGCCGCGAACGCCGCAGCTTTGTCCGGCAAGCTACTCCAACTCGCGAGCGGCGCGATCTACACCAGCAACGGTCAATGGACGGCGGTTCATGAGCGCAAGCTCGACGTCCTCGAAGATCTCATCGAGGCAGCCAACGGCAACCCACTGCTCGTGGCCTACTGGTTTACCCATGACCGTCAGCGCATCACCGCCCGCTTCCCGCAGGCTCGCGAACTTAAAGCAAGCGCGGATATCGAGACATGGAACAAAGGTGAGATCACCCTCGGCTTGATCCACCCAGCATCGGCCGGTCATGGACTGAACCTCCAATCAGGCGGGCACCTGCTGGTGTGGTTCTCGCTCACGTGGAGCCTGGAGCTTTATCAGCAGACCAACGCACGGCTTTATCGGCAAGGACAATCCGAACCTGTGACGATCACGCATCTGGTTGCGGAAGGGACGCTCGATGAAACCGTTCTCAAAGCTCTTGATGCGAAAGACGCTACTCAGGCTGCGTTGATTGACGCGGTCACAGCAGAAATTACAACCACTGAAAGGACACGCTCATGCATGTGA
- a CDS encoding P27 family phage terminase small subunit, translating into MAKDGTNRGGRRVRAGAKPDPLNAKLAAGRPATRLDDPLGEPFDFEGSDIGDGAVLAGEVMPEPAEYLSEIQRDGKPLGADLVYRETWQWLDQRGCSQFVAPRLIESYAQAFARYVQCEQAISKFGLLGKHPTTGAAIASPFVAMSQSFGKQANVYWYEIYEIVRATCTSDYSGSAPGDDVMERLLQARS; encoded by the coding sequence ATGGCGAAAGACGGAACGAACCGGGGTGGCCGCCGTGTGCGGGCAGGTGCGAAACCCGATCCGCTGAATGCGAAGCTCGCAGCTGGCCGCCCAGCCACGCGGCTTGATGATCCGCTGGGTGAGCCGTTTGACTTTGAAGGCTCAGATATCGGGGATGGTGCGGTGCTTGCTGGTGAGGTGATGCCGGAGCCTGCCGAGTATCTGTCGGAGATTCAGCGTGATGGTAAACCCCTCGGCGCTGACCTCGTCTACCGAGAAACATGGCAATGGCTCGATCAACGTGGCTGTTCCCAGTTCGTCGCACCGCGCTTGATCGAATCCTATGCGCAGGCGTTCGCGCGTTATGTGCAGTGTGAACAGGCGATCTCCAAGTTCGGCTTGCTCGGCAAACACCCAACCACAGGGGCTGCGATCGCATCCCCTTTCGTTGCTATGTCCCAGTCTTTCGGGAAGCAAGCGAACGTGTACTGGTACGAGATTTACGAGATAGTGCGCGCCACCTGCACCAGCGACTACTCAGGTTCGGCGCCGGGTGATGACGTGATGGAGCGCCTGCTGCAAGCCCGCTCCTAA
- a CDS encoding glycoside hydrolase domain-containing protein — MTDQMVLKTQQWLNRTYRSKAGFGSVVEDGYTGWGTVNALIRALQIELGITTTANNFGPGTISRFQSRWPNGIHQQDDGAQETSNVYGIIQGALWCKGYSAGASDITTHFYSGTGKAIKQLKSDMGIGGDSTVTLDVMKALLSMQQFVLLRSYGGISAIRQAQQQINQQYRAYTGIIPTDGLYGREMNTALIQVLQAIEGFSPAEATGNFGNGTKARLTIVTPSNAASLPKWAWLAQVALVCNRISPDIYPSAQTALSTFVPQFQAKYQLPRSGVVDSTTWMSLLTSKGDPNRACKACDTRFEITAERLNLLKANGYEIVGRYLTEPNQDSKDPSDYFKAIRPGELERITNGGMKFFPIFQEYSTKLRHFTRENGARHATLARQAAQRLGIPGTYIYFAVDFDATDPEVTSHILPYFQGVRGSLGGGYKVGIYASRNICSRIIKAGYAGSAFVSDMSTGFSGNLGFPIPDSWNYDQFTEISDYKGAGFDLDRVAYSGQAAAVDHVAPSSAGGAAPDTSIDYTKLAPIDLIWHLEKRFEELRASGKVGKDYVAGSHGAGTWIAVPTWRCILNYLAKAYLRDGGSGSAVNWSVSAESFRSADASVLEKDAVGKKIIAALNRYIDNTWRQSMTDKTGESVDLAHLAATTLGYTNWNVIPDAWTGWAGDLATAMENIQKTLEWNPSANLDQVATALIGQGNDYRQHPGLKGLVLDKKNDKGKWESVGNNCNRDDLCCDGDAIVIANTLENGNDSNAHLLSATLREYYNNSSKLANRFKQIGWSLGANNSTEAYQKISEYADLDSAVLGWFLAGYVKEEIRLTACRKLAEFIYR, encoded by the coding sequence ATGACAGATCAAATGGTGCTAAAAACACAGCAATGGCTCAATCGCACCTATAGGAGCAAGGCTGGATTCGGTTCAGTCGTAGAGGACGGATATACCGGCTGGGGCACGGTCAACGCTTTGATTCGGGCCCTGCAAATCGAGCTGGGTATTACGACAACGGCGAACAATTTCGGACCGGGAACTATCAGTCGCTTCCAGTCTCGGTGGCCTAACGGCATCCACCAGCAGGATGACGGTGCGCAGGAGACTTCTAATGTGTACGGCATTATCCAAGGTGCTTTGTGGTGTAAGGGATATTCTGCTGGTGCCAGCGATATCACTACGCATTTCTATAGCGGAACTGGAAAGGCCATCAAACAGCTTAAGAGCGACATGGGCATTGGTGGAGATTCCACTGTGACGCTCGACGTCATGAAAGCGCTGTTGTCAATGCAGCAATTCGTCCTGCTTCGCTCTTATGGGGGCATTTCAGCGATTCGGCAAGCACAGCAACAAATCAATCAACAGTATCGCGCTTATACCGGAATCATCCCAACCGATGGACTCTACGGTCGGGAAATGAACACTGCTCTGATTCAGGTTTTGCAAGCCATTGAAGGATTTAGCCCTGCGGAAGCCACAGGTAATTTCGGCAATGGCACCAAAGCGCGTCTAACAATAGTTACACCCAGCAATGCGGCAAGTTTACCGAAGTGGGCTTGGCTAGCTCAGGTTGCTCTAGTGTGTAACCGGATTTCTCCCGATATCTATCCTTCTGCACAAACCGCACTGTCAACGTTCGTTCCGCAATTCCAAGCAAAGTATCAGCTCCCACGAAGCGGGGTGGTCGACTCGACTACATGGATGAGCCTGTTGACCTCGAAAGGTGATCCGAATCGCGCCTGCAAAGCATGCGATACACGCTTCGAGATTACGGCTGAGCGACTCAACCTACTTAAGGCGAACGGCTATGAGATTGTGGGGCGTTACCTGACTGAGCCGAATCAGGATTCAAAAGATCCGTCTGACTATTTCAAAGCAATTCGCCCCGGAGAACTTGAACGCATCACCAACGGAGGGATGAAGTTCTTCCCGATTTTCCAGGAGTACTCAACCAAGCTTCGACACTTCACGCGGGAAAACGGCGCTCGGCACGCGACGCTTGCAAGGCAAGCAGCCCAAAGACTTGGCATTCCGGGAACGTATATCTATTTCGCTGTTGATTTCGATGCGACCGACCCCGAGGTCACAAGTCACATTCTTCCGTATTTCCAGGGTGTGCGTGGAAGCCTGGGAGGCGGATACAAAGTGGGTATCTACGCCTCGCGTAACATTTGTAGCCGCATCATTAAAGCCGGCTACGCTGGAAGCGCGTTCGTCTCGGACATGTCTACAGGATTTTCTGGCAACCTTGGCTTCCCTATTCCTGATAGTTGGAACTATGATCAGTTCACTGAAATCAGTGACTACAAGGGTGCTGGTTTTGACCTAGACAGGGTCGCCTATTCAGGACAAGCAGCGGCAGTTGATCATGTTGCTCCTTCGAGTGCCGGTGGCGCTGCGCCCGACACCAGCATTGATTACACCAAGCTGGCTCCGATTGATCTGATCTGGCATTTAGAGAAACGCTTCGAAGAACTTCGTGCCAGTGGCAAGGTTGGAAAAGACTACGTTGCGGGTTCTCATGGTGCGGGAACGTGGATTGCCGTTCCGACTTGGCGTTGCATCCTCAACTATTTAGCAAAAGCCTACCTGCGTGACGGTGGTAGTGGATCTGCGGTGAATTGGTCCGTGTCTGCCGAAAGTTTCAGGAGTGCTGACGCGAGCGTACTCGAGAAGGACGCTGTAGGCAAGAAGATCATCGCTGCCTTGAATCGCTATATTGATAACACGTGGCGGCAATCCATGACTGACAAGACCGGAGAATCGGTTGATCTGGCGCATCTGGCGGCAACAACACTTGGATACACCAACTGGAATGTTATCCCTGATGCGTGGACTGGCTGGGCTGGAGATCTAGCCACAGCCATGGAGAATATTCAGAAAACGCTTGAGTGGAATCCCAGTGCGAACCTGGATCAGGTGGCCACAGCTCTAATCGGTCAAGGTAACGATTACCGTCAGCATCCTGGCTTGAAGGGGCTAGTACTTGACAAGAAAAACGACAAGGGAAAATGGGAATCGGTAGGAAACAACTGTAACCGTGACGATCTCTGCTGTGACGGAGATGCCATCGTTATCGCTAACACGCTAGAAAACGGCAACGACTCCAACGCTCATCTTCTGTCAGCAACATTGCGAGAGTACTACAACAATTCCAGCAAACTTGCCAACAGATTCAAGCAGATTGGCTGGAGCTTGGGGGCGAATAATTCCACTGAGGCATATCAGAAAATAAGTGAATATGCCGACTTGGATAGCGCCGTTTTAGGATGGTTCCTGGCTGGATACGTCAAGGAAGAGATTCGTTTGACAGCTTGCCGAAAGCTAGCTGAATTCATCTACCGATAA
- the metK gene encoding methionine adenosyltransferase, with protein MSVTKTAEAVCIGHPDKLCDLIADTILDDILYEDPAARVAVEVMASGRRIIVTGEITSKVRPRIRESVRYALVKAGYVPWKFLVFVWTRRQSPDINAGVSKSLEARFGDTSEFALQGAGDQGTVYGYATNETPQRLPLPLVLSHEICGRLDDARKDGTISGIKSDGKAQVTVRYDAAGQPVAVETVVVSIQHDATKTLDELAAEVKTLIVAPACKPYLPISADTEILVNPSGLFTVGGSKADTGLTGRKLMVDTYGGLAPHGGGAFSGKDASKVDRSGAYMARLIAKTIVDSGLAQECQVAISYAIGKADPVAFTIDTLGSGEYSDKILTEAAREVFPLRPGAIIDALGLRAPGYTRYSTYGHFGHAGLHWENSFAHVDALKKAVTTHAHETNAHQ; from the coding sequence ATGTCTGTTACGAAGACTGCTGAGGCCGTGTGTATCGGCCATCCCGATAAGCTCTGTGATTTGATCGCTGACACGATCCTTGACGATATCCTCTACGAGGATCCTGCTGCCCGCGTTGCAGTAGAAGTGATGGCATCTGGCCGCAGGATCATTGTGACTGGCGAGATCACTTCGAAGGTTCGTCCGCGTATTCGTGAGTCGGTGCGTTACGCGCTGGTGAAGGCGGGTTATGTGCCGTGGAAGTTCCTCGTTTTCGTCTGGACACGCCGCCAATCCCCAGACATCAACGCAGGAGTTTCCAAGTCCTTGGAGGCTCGCTTCGGAGACACGAGTGAGTTTGCGTTGCAGGGCGCTGGCGATCAAGGCACCGTCTACGGATACGCCACCAACGAAACCCCGCAGCGTTTGCCATTGCCGCTCGTACTCTCGCATGAGATCTGTGGGCGTCTTGATGACGCCCGCAAGGACGGCACGATCAGCGGTATCAAGTCCGATGGTAAGGCGCAGGTGACGGTTCGCTACGACGCCGCCGGACAACCCGTAGCAGTCGAAACCGTGGTGGTGTCGATCCAACACGACGCTACGAAGACTCTGGACGAGCTTGCGGCTGAGGTCAAAACACTGATCGTCGCACCCGCGTGTAAGCCGTATCTGCCAATTAGCGCTGACACCGAGATTCTGGTGAATCCCTCGGGCTTGTTTACGGTGGGTGGTTCAAAGGCAGACACGGGGCTCACTGGTCGCAAGCTGATGGTCGACACTTACGGCGGTCTCGCCCCACATGGTGGTGGGGCGTTCTCGGGTAAGGACGCGTCCAAGGTTGACCGCTCGGGTGCGTATATGGCGCGTCTGATAGCCAAGACTATCGTCGACTCCGGTCTTGCGCAGGAATGCCAGGTCGCGATTTCCTATGCGATTGGGAAGGCTGATCCGGTCGCCTTCACCATCGACACGCTCGGCAGTGGTGAATACTCCGACAAGATCCTGACCGAGGCTGCGCGTGAGGTGTTTCCGCTACGCCCAGGAGCGATCATTGACGCTTTGGGGTTGCGAGCACCCGGCTACACCCGCTACTCGACCTACGGACACTTCGGCCATGCCGGTTTGCACTGGGAGAACTCGTTCGCTCACGTCGACGCATTAAAGAAGGCGGTGACCACACATGCTCATGAAACCAATGCCCATCAGTGA
- a CDS encoding ClbS/DfsB family four-helix bundle protein, translating to MPRPKTKTELLDAAEAQYAKLDSLIEGMSSDDQHTNFDPSITQIGKEAHWARDKNLRDVLAHLHEWQRMLLGFVDANRQGQPRPFLPFPHTWRTTPALNTEIWEKYQDTPLGDIQEMLASSHSQIIELIESFTDEELFTKKHFSWTGATSLGSYLVSAAPSHYEWAIKKLRAHQKAARTTP from the coding sequence GTGCCGAGACCGAAGACGAAAACTGAACTATTGGATGCCGCCGAGGCGCAGTATGCGAAACTGGACAGCCTCATTGAGGGCATGAGTTCCGACGATCAGCATACGAATTTTGATCCCAGCATCACTCAAATCGGTAAAGAAGCCCACTGGGCGCGGGACAAAAACCTGCGCGACGTCCTTGCCCACCTGCACGAGTGGCAGCGCATGTTGCTTGGCTTCGTCGACGCCAACCGCCAGGGTCAGCCTCGACCGTTTCTTCCGTTTCCTCACACGTGGCGAACCACGCCAGCACTGAATACGGAAATCTGGGAGAAATACCAAGACACGCCACTGGGTGACATACAGGAGATGCTGGCCTCGAGTCATTCGCAGATCATCGAGCTCATCGAAAGCTTCACCGATGAGGAGCTGTTCACCAAGAAACACTTCTCGTGGACAGGAGCCACCTCGTTGGGCTCCTACTTGGTGTCAGCAGCACCCAGCCACTACGAGTGGGCCATTAAGAAACTGCGCGCCCACCAGAAAGCCGCCAGAACAACCCCATAA